One Osmerus eperlanus chromosome 2, fOsmEpe2.1, whole genome shotgun sequence genomic window, GTCTATGAGGACGTACCTGTCTATGAGGATGCACCCGTCTATGAGGATGTACCCGTCTATGAGGATGTACCCGTCTATGAGGATGTACCCGTCTATGAGGACGTACCTGTCTATGAGGATGTACCCGTCTATGAGGATGCACCCGTCTATGAGGATGTACCCGTCTATGAGGATGTACCCGTCTATGAGGATGTACCCGTCTATGAGGATGTACCCGTCTATGAGGATGTACCCGTCTATGAGGATGTACCTGTCTATGAGGATGTACCCGTCTATGAGGACGTACCTGTCTATGAGGATGTTCTGCAGGCATGTGTTGATGAGGTTTGCCACTAGAGGACAGTTGTCTCGACGCACTGTCTCAATGCCCTTGCAGTCCATCTTGTCGTGCGtgtcagagctggaggagaagtagAGGCCAGCGTAGCGTTTCTTGTTGATCAGCAGATATGGGTAGTAAACCTGAGGAGTTTGGAAGGATGGGTTCAACAAGTCCTTCTACTGAAGGAAGCAATTCATAGGAAACACAGCAGGTTAAGAGTACCAGCGTTTCCATGTAGGAATGAGTGTAAAGTCTAGAGGCCAAGACCGATTCTCTTTCACACATCCCAGCATGATACCTTGATCTCCTCGTTTCATCATCCTTGTGTAAACAGCTCCAATAGCAGGAATAGGGTGAACAATGATCACTTTTCTCAAATCTACAGAGATGGCCTCTCAGACTGTCTACAGGTAGTTAATAAAGAGCTGGCCTCTCAGACTGTCTACAGGTAGTTAATAAAGAGATGGCCTCTCAGACCGTCACGTCTGGCCATGCCAGCATCCATCCACAGAGAGCACTTGAAAGCTTTAAGGATCAAATGAGGAGCTGAAGTAGGGAACCTTTTCAAACTCCAGCTTGATGGGAGGAGTGAAGTGGGAGGAGACCCAGTGTGCTGCCTCCCTGCCCAGCTCCATGGCGTCTCGCACGGTCGGCACCCCCAACTTCACCATCACAGAGTCTGTGTCCCCGTAGATCacctcacacaagcacaaacaacaaCTATTTaaaacacatacagagagacattTTACAATAGAGACGCATTGTTAGATGGTCTAACAATGGGACGCAACACCCCTCACCTTGGCATCAGCCTGGTAACCATTGGAGATGGTGTACTTAGACTCCACCAGCTGTTTGGTTTTCTCAATCATCTGCCTGCCAAAACCGGTGACACTCTAAAGGAGAAAGACATTTAGTCAGATGTCCAAGCTGGCGGCGGGTGCGTGGATGTGTAGCTGGGCTGGGCTTACCTGAGAGATCTCCAGGCAGGGCAGCTTGCCCACCTGAGCCCCAGTGAAGCCGTACACAGAGTTGGCGCTGATCTTGAGAGCCAGCTGGCGTCCGTCCAACACCTGCTGCTTAAAAggatctgtctctttcttcagCTCAGCCTTGGCTCTGCGCAAAAACATGGGGACAAATTAAGGTACAGGACATTTTAAAGATTATttaaatgtacagtactgtgcaaaggtCTTGGGATTACAATACTTTTTACATGAgtattgtctttttttccatttGTGCAGCAGTATAAAAATGCAATGCTGTGAACATTTTTGTTTAGtgttttcatttcattatttcttaaagcattttttttacttccaaaatgttttatttgtgcCTAAGACGTATGTTATCTTTTTTGGAAAAGTTTTTGTCCACTGGTCCTGAGTTCACCAGACTGATCTCTGGCCAAACTGGGAGCTTTTTATCCCAAATCTCACCTCAAGCAACTAACCCTAATGACCTTAACATAACCAACAGCAACATCCCTAATGACCTTAACATAACCAACAGCAACATCCCTAACATGACCAGCCCAACCAGCAGGGGACTGTTCGCTGTCCCAACCTCTTCCTGGCAGATAGCAGGTTCTCCAGAATTTCAGGCAGAAGTCCCTTCCTCACAGAGCTCTTGACGAACAGGTCACCTGTGGGAGTCTTTATGAAGTCCTCTGCTGAAAGACTGAGAAAGGAAACACCATCACCTTATGGAACGAAAAAGATAACTTTTTGGTTTTTAGAGATTTTGTTATTGACTTGATTAAATATGATTGTGTCAAGCAACCACTTGATTACATATGATTTGATTTGGTTGCTTGACACTTTCTACATTCCCATAACAATAAACTTAAATGCTGTGCTTGGGGTCAGGACCTTTCTAGAAGGTCACTGTGATAAGAAGAAGTTCCTGTGACAGGTTGCTCAAATATGAAAAGTATTCTAAACATGTTGCTCTCCATGGAGAGCGTTCCTTCACCTAGTGAGACCACAAGCATCTCACCCCAGTTTCTCTGCAGTGCCCTTCTGAAGCAAGGTTGTGTAGCACAGGTTATGGGCCATCATGATTGACGGGTACAAGGATGAGAAGTCCAGAGTAGCAATGGGAACACTGTAGTACCTTAGAAAACCAAAGGACGTCATACAGTTAGAAGGAGATGCAAACAGAGAGATGAACTTGACTCCATCATTCAAACAGGCACGAGTACAAACCCTTTCTCTGGCTCGATGACAGTGGCtccagtgtagtcctcccctccctccgtcttcaCCACAGGCATGACCAGCCCCTGTCTCATGGCctaatgcacacaaacacaagtgttACAAACAACTCAAGACTCTAAAAGGTCTGTACATTCTACATGTAGGTCCATGTAAGTGTGTTCACCTGCCGCAGGAGCTGAGACACCACTTTGATCTGCTGGCCCCTGGAGAGCAGGTAGGTGAGGGGCACACCTGTGACCCGGGCCATCTCCATGTAGTTGATGACACACATGAGCTTCTGCAGCAGCCGCAGGGGCAGGTAGGCATCCTTCAGACAGTATACCGCCAGGCGCCTCCGTGTCTGCTCATTACCATTCTGAACACAACAACCAGATAACATGGTTATCACACACCAGGGTTATCATATGGTTATCACACACCAGGGTTATCACATGGTTATCACACACCAGGGTTATCATATGGTTATCACACACCAGGGTTATCACATGGTTATCACACACCAGGGTTATCACATGGTTATCACACACCAGGGTTATCACATGGTTATCACACACCAGGGTTATCACATGGTTATCACACACCAGGGTTATCATATGGTTATCACACACCAGGGTTATCATATGATTATCACACAAGTTTGTTGCCTTTGTACAATCCATGCAGTTTGTGcctttccccttcctccctgttGTGGAATCCTCTGACCTGCAGGTCAGTGATGATAGAATCCTCTGACCTGCAGGTCAGTGATGATAGAATCCTCTCACCTGCAGGTCAGTGATGATAGAATCCTCTCACCTGCAGGTCAGTGATGATAGAATGCTGCAcatcctccttctgctcctgcAGGAAGTGGAAGCTGACAGAGTTCAGTGTGTACGAGCGCAGCTTGTAGTCTCTCAGTAGCACCTGggttagacagggagagagacttcaTTTAATATAGCTCTAGGGATGGGCGTAAACATCATTTTGTTAAACATTAAATATTTAAATGGAGATTATTTGACTATATATTAGCAATCATATGTTTGGATGGAAGTGCTGATCAAACCCTATGGAAACATTACATTGTTCATGACATTGTTTGGACTGAGCTGGCCAGAAATGACAAAGCATCAATATAACATAATTGAATAATTATTGGGAAAAAATCAAATGTAAACAGTGAAATGTTTTATATGTCTATCCGTAATAGCTTCATGAAACATGACTATGCAGTGAATGGGCAACATGACTGGATGTGCAGGGTCAGTGTGTGCTCACCTGCAGCAGGTCAAACTGCACCCTTCCCTCCATGTTCATGGTCTTGTTCTCCCTGCGGCCCATCTGTTTGCTCTGGAAGCTCGACTCCTTCAGGACCGACTTGATGCCTCGAACTCGGCCCAAGTATGGAAACAAATGGACCTGTGGACACAAATATTGCAGTCGGAAAGGAAAATATGACACCCAGAGTTAAAGGTTTCAGTATCCAGAATGAGGTAGAACTCTCCACACCTTCAGAGCTGCTGCTCTGTTGAGCAGGTAGGGAAAGTCAAAGTTCTGGATGTTGTAGCCAGTGATGATGTCTGGGTCGACTGTCCTCACAAACTCTGCCCAGCTCTGAAAATCAGCATCCACAACATGTGTTCAACTGCTACATTTAGTCCCAAGATCTGAAACAGCCAGACCAAGGTCTGAAAGTGCAAacgagtgtgaatgtgtgtgttggttcctGAAGTAACtgcttctcctgtgtgtgtgtgtgtgtgtgtgtgtgtgtgtgtgtgttggtacctGAAGTAACtgcttctcctgtgtgtgtgtgtgtgtgtgtgtgttggtacctGAAGTAACTgattctcctgtgtgtgtgtgtgtgtgtgggtgtgtgtgtgttggtacctGAAGTAACtgcttctcctgtgtgtgtgtgtgttggtacctAAAGTAACtgcttctcctgtgtgtgtgtgtgtgtgtgtgtgttggtacctAAAGTAACtgcttctcctgtgtgtgtgtgtgtgtgtgtgtgtgtgtgtgtgttggtacctGCAGTAACTGCTTCTCCTGTGTGAAACACAGGATCTGGGAGCCTACGATGCTGGCGCAGGCCTGCAGGGTGAACACTGTGCGGATGAAGGGCTCCAGCTCTCCCTGCCGCTGCACCATGGAGGCGATCTGGATGACAGGGTCCTTGTCTGCCTCGGGGAAGATGCCTGGGACCATACAACACAACTaagtcaatacacacacatggacatacaGTCAAACTATAGAGCTGTACACTCAACACACCAGCATGTCACAGAAAGACTGTTCGTACGAcaaactaaatgtgtgtaacatGGAAACTAACCCTAACTAAACTGACTGGTAAGTGGGTaccgaccctaaccctaaccctgaaaaCATCATGCCTGAAAACATCATGCCTGACAACATCATGCCTGAAAACATCATGCCTGACAACATCATGCCTGACAACATCATGCCTGACAACATCATGCCTGACAACATCATGCCTGAAAACATCATGCCTGAAAACATCATGCCTGAAAACATCATGCCTGAAAACATCATGCCTGAAAACATCATGCCTGAAAACATCATGCCTGAAAACATCATGCCTGAAAACATCATGCCTGAAAACATCATGCCTGACAACATCATGCCTGACAACATCATGCCTGAAAACATCATGCCTGAAAACATCATGCCTGACAACATCATGCCTGAAAACATCATGCCTGAAAACATCATGCCTGAAAACATCATGCCTGAAAACATCATGCCAGAAAACATCATGCCTGACAACATCATGCCTGAAAACATCATGCCTGAAAACATCATGCCTGAAAACATCATGCCTGACAACATCATGCCTGAAAACATCATGCCTGACAATGTCTAAAATGAAAATAGTTTTTACAAATGCACAGCTGATCTCCTGTCTCCATGAAGTCAGAAGAAACAAACAGAGTCTGTACCTTTCCTTCCAGCACACTCAATGTCAAAACTGAGAACCCTGAGTGGAGCAATGCTCTGCCAGTCCCCCTCGGCAGGGTGGGCGACCAGGTCTGACCAGCCCACATCCACCTCGTACTGACTCAGAGACACCTTGGACACAcagcagggacacacacacagaatgaaaaCAGAATGAGATCAAGTCTGGTattcagtttttttcttttttctcaaaACCCAGTTGTGCTTGGAGATACAGGTgggtgtctctccctccttcctgtctcaccttgcCTGGGTAGGcagagtctgtctctccctccttcctgtctcaccttgcCTGGGTAGGcagagtctgtctctccctccttcctgtctcaccttgcCTGGGTAGGcagagtctgtctctccctccttcctgtctcaccttgcCTGGGTAGGCAgagtctgtctccccctccttcctgtctcaccttgcCTGGGTAGGcagagtctgtctctccccctccttcctgtctcaccttgcCAGGGTAGGcagagtctgtctctccctccttcctgtctcaccttgcCTGGGTAGGcagagtctgtctctccccctccttcctgtctcaccttgcCTGGGTAGGcagagtctgtctctccccctccttcctgtctcaccttgcCTGGGTAGGcagagtctgtctctccctccttcctgtctcaccttgcCTGGGTAGGcagagtctgtctctccccctccttcctgtctcaccttgcCTGGGTAGGcagagtctgtctctccccctccttcctgtctcaccttgcCTGGGTAGGCAgagtctgtctccccctccttcctgtctcaccttgcCTGGGTAGGcagagtctgtctctccctccttcctgtctcaccttgcCTGGGTAGGcagagtctgtctctccccctccttcctgtctcaccttgcCTGGGTAGGcagagtctgtctctccccctccttcctgtctcaccttgcCTGGGTAGGcagagtctgtctctccctccttcctgtctcaccttgcCTGGGTAGGCAgagtctgtctccccctccttcct contains:
- the pold1 gene encoding DNA polymerase delta catalytic subunit, with amino-acid sequence MEGKRRNGGTLMGGASQAKRGKQTGDWDDGPSGFEEELAHFEEAEMEAEEREGQAGHDVIPVGDLFSADLNPRWRRPNAASLDPNFEKLIFQQIDLDYYLGPAVAGMPGQAHSTVPIIRMFGVTDQGHSVCCHIHGFAPYFYTPAPPGFTNIHLGEFKRELNSAVLKDMRSNKDNISVTVLAVDITSKESMYSYHGNKPGDFLRITMAMPRLIAPAKRLLEQGFKFGPFSTQSYPSYEANIDFEIRFMVDCDVVGCCWIELPAGKYRLREERREGETDSAYPGKVSLSQYEVDVGWSDLVAHPAEGDWQSIAPLRVLSFDIECAGRKGIFPEADKDPVIQIASMVQRQGELEPFIRTVFTLQACASIVGSQILCFTQEKQLLQSWAEFVRTVDPDIITGYNIQNFDFPYLLNRAAALKVHLFPYLGRVRGIKSVLKESSFQSKQMGRRENKTMNMEGRVQFDLLQVLLRDYKLRSYTLNSVSFHFLQEQKEDVQHSIITDLQNGNEQTRRRLAVYCLKDAYLPLRLLQKLMCVINYMEMARVTGVPLTYLLSRGQQIKVVSQLLRQAMRQGLVMPVVKTEGGEDYTGATVIEPEKGYYSVPIATLDFSSLYPSIMMAHNLCYTTLLQKGTAEKLGLSAEDFIKTPTGDLFVKSSVRKGLLPEILENLLSARKRAKAELKKETDPFKQQVLDGRQLALKISANSVYGFTGAQVGKLPCLEISQSVTGFGRQMIEKTKQLVESKYTISNGYQADAKVIYGDTDSVMVKLGVPTVRDAMELGREAAHWVSSHFTPPIKLEFEKVYYPYLLINKKRYAGLYFSSSSDTHDKMDCKGIETVRRDNCPLVANLINTCLQNILIDRDPQGAVAHAKEIISDLLCNRIDISQLVITKELTRTAQEYTAKQAHVELAERMRKRDAGSAPNLGDRVPYVIIKAAKGVAAYMKSEDPIYVLENNIPIDSQYYLEQQLSKPLLRIFEPILGESKAESVLLKGDHTRCKTVLTSRVGGLMAFAQKRSTCIGCRAVLKTDVAVCDFCKRKESELYQKEICHLSTLEERFSRLWTQCQRCQGSLHEDVLCTSRDCPIFYMRKKVQKDLDDQEKLVSRFGW